A DNA window from Mucilaginibacter xinganensis contains the following coding sequences:
- a CDS encoding O-antigen ligase family protein: MKSKLIYFIFFITLYELALMGSGQMLKAGPLTLRMFLFISIVSVSVVVVLLSKKIEKYFLVLTLLYSVVLSVGILVAVINHNPLSMVMEDLKPLIYFFSILFFSLMIKDAVAINMVSRVMRNSAIILAVGYLCFLAGLAAGLINFDVVYGLLDSTGEFFFRGTSGFFYKGFLYMCTGVFFFINKFSVRNTFILVLLVTAIVLTFTRGFLLSLVLVVIIYLLIFYKQKIVSFVIVISGAVLGYLYFGVYADVLGDKSDSDNIRVMEIAQVKSAIDPFSFFVGHGFGNGVDVRPDHMEISYLEIFHKQGVIGLFFWIFILGAIFFSYNKARHNGNKEAALPYLLASVFVFLQSFTNPYLNNPIGMSVVIIAIVALRRLEIIKIGVAR; encoded by the coding sequence ATGAAATCTAAACTGATTTACTTTATATTCTTTATTACCCTTTATGAACTTGCTTTAATGGGAAGCGGTCAAATGTTGAAAGCTGGCCCGCTTACGTTGAGAATGTTTTTGTTTATATCAATCGTATCTGTTTCCGTTGTCGTAGTACTGTTATCAAAAAAAATTGAGAAGTACTTTTTAGTCCTCACTTTATTATACAGTGTTGTGTTATCGGTTGGCATATTAGTTGCTGTAATAAATCATAATCCATTGTCAATGGTGATGGAGGATTTGAAACCGCTCATCTATTTTTTTAGCATATTGTTTTTTTCATTGATGATTAAGGATGCGGTCGCTATCAATATGGTGAGTCGGGTAATGAGAAATTCAGCTATTATTCTAGCAGTTGGCTATTTGTGTTTTCTAGCCGGATTAGCAGCCGGATTGATCAATTTTGATGTGGTTTACGGACTGCTTGATTCTACCGGAGAGTTTTTTTTTCGGGGAACCAGCGGTTTTTTTTATAAAGGATTTTTATATATGTGTACGGGAGTCTTTTTTTTTATCAATAAGTTCTCAGTCAGGAATACATTTATCCTTGTACTACTTGTAACAGCGATTGTTTTAACGTTTACCCGGGGCTTCTTGCTTTCACTGGTGCTTGTGGTAATTATATACTTGTTAATATTTTACAAACAGAAGATAGTATCATTTGTTATTGTTATTTCGGGAGCAGTATTAGGCTATCTGTATTTTGGCGTATATGCCGACGTGTTAGGTGATAAATCTGATTCTGATAATATTAGAGTAATGGAAATAGCTCAGGTTAAGAGTGCGATAGATCCTTTTAGCTTTTTTGTAGGCCATGGATTTGGAAATGGTGTTGATGTTAGACCAGATCATATGGAAATATCTTATTTGGAAATTTTTCACAAGCAAGGAGTGATAGGCCTTTTTTTTTGGATATTTATATTAGGCGCTATTTTTTTTTCATATAACAAAGCCCGGCATAATGGAAATAAAGAAGCAGCGCTACCTTATTTATTAGCTTCTGTTTTTGTATTTTTGCAATCTTTTACGAACCCTTACCTAAACAACCCGATTGGAATGTCTGTTGTAATAATTGCTATAGTAGCCCTAAGAAGATTAGAAATAATTAAAATAGGAGTAGCCCGATGA
- a CDS encoding glycosyltransferase family 2 protein, whose translation MNISVCIATYNGEKYIREQLESIIPQLPENGEIIISDDSSTDKTLEIIESINDNRIKVFSNQKFRSPIFNFENAIIQAQGKYIFLADQDDKWFGNKIEVMLNALKDHDLVVSNAMIGDESLNIIKDSYFAWRNSRTGFLKNLFKNSYLGCCIAFDRKLIDVALPFPENIPMHDMWIGMVAEMYFKPIFIPNKLMIYRRHGNNVTPLNTNFTSNNSLRDKISFRYNLLVAVIKRSLR comes from the coding sequence ATGAATATTTCGGTTTGTATAGCCACCTATAATGGTGAAAAATATATAAGAGAGCAACTGGAATCAATTATTCCACAGCTCCCGGAAAACGGAGAAATAATTATTTCCGACGACTCATCTACTGATAAGACGCTGGAGATCATTGAATCTATCAACGATAACAGAATCAAAGTTTTCTCTAATCAAAAGTTTAGGAGCCCAATTTTTAACTTTGAAAATGCCATAATTCAGGCGCAGGGTAAATATATTTTTTTGGCGGACCAGGATGACAAATGGTTCGGCAATAAAATAGAAGTTATGCTAAATGCTTTGAAAGATCATGATTTGGTTGTAAGTAATGCTATGATCGGCGACGAGTCGTTAAATATTATTAAAGACTCTTATTTCGCTTGGAGAAATTCTCGTACCGGTTTTTTGAAAAACCTTTTCAAAAATTCTTACTTAGGTTGCTGCATTGCTTTTGATCGCAAACTAATAGATGTCGCTTTACCATTCCCTGAAAATATTCCGATGCATGATATGTGGATTGGAATGGTGGCCGAGATGTATTTTAAGCCAATATTTATCCCAAATAAGTTAATGATATACAGGCGGCATGGCAACAATGTTACTCCTCTTAATACTAACTTTACCAGCAATAACAGCTTGCGCGATAAAATAAGTTTCAGGTATAATTTATTGGTAGCAGTTATTAAAAGATCGTTAAGATGA
- a CDS encoding NAD-dependent epimerase/dehydratase family protein: MITLLTGSSGFFGSEYIKLWKPDPIITLGRKNSVVKADLSIQVPQIDAVDLVVHAAGKAHAVPGTDLEKKEFFNVNVTGTKNLLLALENAPLLPRYFVFISSVAVYGLETGNLVDEDSPLLAVDPYGKSKIEAEKLVTDWCKKNNVICTILRLPLLAGKNPPGNLKSMINGIKAGYYFNIAGGKAKKSMVMALDVAKIIPKAAVVGGIYNLTDQHHPSFLELSSLMAKQLGKKRPLNIPKWVASLLAKTGDALGSKAPINSNKLSKIISDLTFDDSKAQHKIGWKPGAVLEQLEIF; encoded by the coding sequence GTGATTACTTTACTAACCGGCTCGTCAGGTTTTTTTGGATCAGAATATATAAAATTATGGAAACCTGATCCCATAATCACCTTAGGCAGAAAAAATTCGGTTGTTAAAGCAGACTTGAGTATTCAAGTTCCTCAAATTGATGCTGTTGATCTGGTAGTTCACGCAGCAGGTAAGGCACATGCTGTTCCAGGTACAGATCTGGAAAAAAAAGAGTTTTTCAATGTTAATGTAACAGGAACTAAAAACCTGCTTTTGGCGCTTGAAAATGCGCCGTTGCTACCCCGATATTTTGTTTTTATAAGCAGTGTTGCCGTTTATGGTTTGGAAACTGGTAATTTAGTTGATGAAGATTCGCCGCTATTAGCCGTCGATCCGTATGGTAAAAGCAAAATTGAAGCCGAAAAATTAGTGACTGATTGGTGCAAAAAAAACAATGTTATTTGTACCATATTGCGACTGCCTTTATTGGCCGGTAAAAATCCTCCGGGTAATTTAAAATCAATGATTAACGGTATTAAGGCCGGATATTACTTTAACATAGCTGGTGGTAAAGCAAAAAAAAGTATGGTGATGGCGCTGGATGTTGCTAAAATAATCCCTAAAGCAGCAGTCGTAGGTGGAATCTACAATTTGACAGATCAGCATCACCCCAGTTTTTTAGAGTTATCTTCCCTGATGGCTAAGCAATTAGGAAAAAAGAGACCTTTGAACATCCCTAAATGGGTAGCAAGTTTATTAGCAAAAACCGGAGACGCCCTTGGTTCAAAAGCACCTATAAATTCTAATAAATTAAGCAAAATCATTTCTGATTTAACATTCGATGACTCGAAGGCTCAGCATAAAATAGGCTGGAAGCCTGGTGCCGTATTAGAGCAGCTTGAAATTTTTTAA
- a CDS encoding MraY family glycosyltransferase codes for MNFILLPIFFLILFAVEMVYFKLADKYNIIDHPNHRSSHTKVTIRGGGIVFSLALLIAPLFFNLQYNYFLAGLFLISLISFMDDIKHMSRRIRITVHLIAVSLLFQQLHIYHFPIYWIILGFILFIGTINAINFMDGINGITGGYSLITLITLYYINERIVTFTDSNQLIVTIIALLVFNFFNFRIKAKCFAGDVGSVSIAFIMLFFLLQLIIKTNDPAYLLLLLIYGLDSTTTILFRAIRKENILEPHRSHFYQFLVHKKKASHLQVAAIYMGAQALVNIVLLNLVTKPALIVVLFLAFSILAFVFIRLKMEGKVGLLTIEK; via the coding sequence ATGAATTTCATTTTGCTTCCAATTTTCTTCTTAATATTATTTGCCGTTGAAATGGTTTATTTCAAACTAGCCGACAAATACAACATTATTGATCACCCCAATCACCGCAGTTCACATACTAAAGTGACCATTAGAGGTGGGGGCATTGTATTCAGCCTGGCATTACTAATAGCACCATTGTTTTTTAACCTTCAGTATAATTATTTCCTGGCGGGGCTATTCCTGATCAGCCTGATTAGCTTTATGGATGATATTAAACACATGAGCAGAAGAATAAGAATTACTGTTCATTTAATAGCAGTATCGTTGCTGTTTCAGCAATTACATATTTATCACTTTCCTATCTATTGGATAATTCTTGGTTTTATCTTATTTATAGGAACCATAAATGCAATTAATTTTATGGACGGTATTAATGGTATAACCGGTGGATATAGTTTAATAACATTAATAACATTATACTACATTAATGAACGGATAGTTACATTTACTGATAGTAACCAGCTTATTGTTACGATAATAGCATTGCTGGTGTTCAATTTTTTTAATTTTCGGATCAAGGCGAAATGTTTTGCCGGCGATGTTGGCAGTGTAAGTATCGCATTTATCATGCTTTTTTTTCTTCTACAGTTAATTATCAAAACAAATGATCCAGCTTATTTGCTTCTATTACTAATTTATGGTTTGGATTCAACAACAACAATATTGTTTAGAGCTATAAGAAAGGAAAATATCCTGGAGCCGCATAGAAGTCATTTTTATCAATTTTTGGTTCATAAAAAGAAAGCGTCGCATTTGCAGGTGGCTGCAATATACATGGGTGCTCAAGCTCTGGTGAATATCGTTTTGTTGAATTTGGTAACAAAGCCGGCTTTGATAGTTGTTTTATTCCTGGCTTTCTCAATCCTGGCGTTCGTTTTTATACGTTTAAAAATGGAAGGAAAAGTAGGTTTACTAACTATTGAGAAGTAG
- a CDS encoding polysaccharide biosynthesis protein encodes MKSSTIFRQINIVPRWIILTLDLVISVLSLGLAYLIKGNFNISNVNFVEFSRNTIIILVISTIVFFVVKTYSGIIRYTSAQDSFRILLAVFISNGAVFLMNIISVAFNKPLFISNSILIISFLASFLLMVIYRVVVKYFFVYIKNLKLDKKRIIIYGAGEAGVAAKRTFDHDYKVNKSVVAFVDDDQRKVGKTIDGIKILDASNLSTLIAEHELDEIIFASYTISPDVKNNIVDVCLENEIKVLSIPPPDVWPSGKLQPIQIQKINIEDLLNRKSIEIDITGIRNELKGKRILITGAAGSIGSEIVRQLLKFNTGLIIMCDQSETALHHLYLEMEEKHTDLNFHAFIGDVKDEKRMHHLFETYKPHYVYHAAAYKHVPMMEDNAAEAVKTNVLGTKTIADLAVKYNVLKFVMISTDKAVNPTNVMGASKRIAEIYVQSLNKSLHNKDFNFSNGMSHLNDTRQNTRFITTRFGNVLGSNGSVIPRFRQQIEKGGPITVTHPEITRYFMTIPEACRLVLEAGCMGKGGEIFIFDMGKSVKIIELAKTMIRLAGLVPNSDIKIEYTGLRPGEKLFEELLNDNENTMPTHHEKIMIGKVREYMFNEIEKQIYDLIHHAKNNDDHQVVKSMKQIVHEFKSKNSVFEELDHIPKSNL; translated from the coding sequence ATGAAATCTTCTACCATATTCAGGCAAATAAATATTGTACCCCGCTGGATTATTTTAACGCTCGACCTGGTAATTAGCGTTCTGTCTTTAGGTTTAGCATATTTAATTAAAGGGAACTTCAATATTTCCAATGTGAATTTTGTGGAGTTTAGCCGGAATACGATAATAATTCTGGTTATAAGCACTATAGTTTTTTTTGTGGTAAAAACCTATAGTGGGATTATAAGATATACGAGCGCTCAGGATTCATTCAGGATTTTGCTGGCTGTATTTATTAGTAATGGGGCTGTTTTTTTAATGAACATCATTTCTGTGGCGTTCAATAAGCCTCTTTTTATTTCAAATAGTATTCTTATCATTAGTTTCCTGGCGTCTTTTTTACTAATGGTTATTTACCGGGTTGTTGTGAAGTATTTTTTTGTTTATATAAAGAATCTAAAACTGGACAAAAAGAGAATCATTATTTATGGTGCCGGAGAAGCAGGGGTAGCAGCAAAGAGAACGTTTGACCATGATTATAAAGTTAACAAAAGCGTAGTGGCATTTGTTGACGACGATCAGCGAAAGGTCGGGAAAACTATCGACGGAATTAAAATATTAGATGCCAGCAATTTATCGACACTAATAGCGGAACATGAATTGGACGAGATTATTTTTGCATCTTATACAATCTCGCCCGATGTGAAAAATAACATAGTTGACGTATGCCTTGAAAATGAGATTAAGGTACTAAGTATTCCTCCTCCTGATGTTTGGCCCAGCGGTAAGTTACAGCCTATACAGATTCAAAAGATAAATATAGAAGATCTGTTAAACAGGAAATCTATCGAGATTGATATAACGGGTATTAGAAATGAACTAAAAGGCAAGAGAATTCTGATAACAGGTGCTGCTGGTTCCATTGGCAGCGAAATTGTGCGACAGCTGTTAAAATTTAACACCGGACTGATCATCATGTGCGACCAATCAGAAACGGCGCTCCATCATTTATACCTTGAGATGGAGGAAAAGCACACTGATTTAAATTTTCATGCTTTTATCGGCGACGTTAAGGACGAAAAAAGAATGCACCACCTGTTTGAAACTTACAAACCCCACTACGTGTACCATGCTGCTGCTTATAAACATGTACCAATGATGGAAGATAACGCGGCTGAAGCGGTAAAAACAAATGTATTGGGTACAAAGACCATTGCTGATCTGGCGGTAAAATACAATGTGCTCAAGTTTGTGATGATATCTACGGACAAGGCCGTAAATCCAACCAATGTGATGGGGGCTTCAAAAAGGATTGCTGAAATTTATGTTCAATCTTTAAATAAATCATTACACAATAAAGATTTCAACTTCAGTAATGGCATGAGCCATTTAAATGATACCAGGCAAAATACACGATTTATAACCACGCGTTTTGGTAATGTGCTAGGCTCCAATGGCTCGGTAATTCCCAGATTCAGGCAGCAAATTGAAAAAGGCGGCCCGATCACTGTAACACATCCTGAAATTACACGTTACTTTATGACGATCCCGGAAGCTTGCCGGTTGGTATTGGAAGCGGGCTGCATGGGTAAAGGCGGGGAGATCTTTATTTTTGATATGGGCAAATCAGTGAAGATTATTGAGCTGGCTAAAACTATGATCCGGTTAGCGGGTTTAGTTCCAAACAGCGATATAAAAATTGAATACACCGGATTGAGGCCTGGAGAAAAGCTATTTGAAGAACTGTTGAACGATAACGAAAACACGATGCCTACCCATCATGAAAAAATTATGATTGGCAAAGTTAGGGAGTATATGTTTAACGAAATTGAAAAACAGATTTATGATCTAATTCATCACGCAAAAAATAACGATGATCACCAGGTCGTAAAGTCCATGAAACAAATTGTACATGAGTTTAAAAGTAAAAATTCGGTTTTTGAGGAATTAGATCACATACCTAAAAGTAATTTATGA
- a CDS encoding capsule assembly Wzi family protein, which translates to MKILKLSFICLLTAVVQFAARAQTLPVGTQSLEDYYRRAQLLGNVDSSVSFTVRPLFPNSIKKGASVFYPDTNERKYDNKAKNTWSLGKGGVKGSFLPFSVQSQFNSDHPYGWNDGPMIPAKGLQAVISGGIFAEYGPLTIQLKPELVMAGNDAFDTFNPKSYDVIFARYYDIYNNIDLPVRFGTGQYNKLYWGQSSIRVNYKAMSFGVSTENLWWGPGIRNSLLMSNTAPGFLHLTLNTLHPIKTAIGSFEGQIIGGKLTNSGYAPLEPDHSYFGTNLYVPKPTDWRYLAGIVVTWQPKWVPGLFLGFDQSSQTYGKDLSGLRDYLPLFAPVKKTGAPDDPINKQDQRSSLFMRWLWTAEKAEIYFEWAHNNYSGDLTQALLSPDKSRAYIFGIRKMVPFNIARNENILISVEVTQLQETNIDKIKQGDEWYTSKSIRAGYTNMGEVLGAGIGPGANLQSVDVSWVKGLKKIGLQFERYIHNNDFYYYAYYDSYDFRRHWVDLSIAANGEWNYKNLIFNAKIQAIKSLNYQWYLKQNPGDPYFTNGANAVNIQLQAGVTYRF; encoded by the coding sequence ATGAAAATCCTGAAACTTTCATTTATATGCTTATTAACTGCTGTAGTGCAATTTGCTGCCCGGGCGCAAACGTTACCGGTTGGTACCCAGAGCCTGGAGGATTATTATAGAAGAGCGCAGCTACTTGGCAATGTAGATTCCAGTGTCTCTTTTACAGTTCGTCCTCTTTTCCCAAATAGCATTAAGAAAGGTGCTTCCGTTTTTTATCCCGATACAAATGAACGTAAATATGACAATAAGGCTAAGAATACGTGGTCGTTAGGAAAGGGAGGGGTAAAGGGAAGTTTTTTGCCCTTTAGTGTTCAGTCGCAATTTAATTCTGACCATCCATATGGCTGGAACGATGGACCGATGATACCTGCGAAAGGCTTGCAGGCAGTAATAAGCGGGGGCATCTTTGCGGAGTACGGGCCTTTAACTATTCAGTTAAAACCGGAGTTGGTAATGGCCGGAAACGATGCTTTTGACACGTTTAATCCAAAGTCATACGACGTGATTTTTGCCCGATATTACGATATATATAACAATATTGATCTTCCTGTGCGGTTTGGGACCGGGCAATACAATAAATTATACTGGGGGCAAAGCAGTATAAGGGTGAATTATAAGGCAATGTCCTTTGGCGTATCTACCGAGAATTTATGGTGGGGGCCAGGTATAAGGAATTCTCTTTTAATGAGTAATACAGCACCAGGATTTTTGCATTTAACTTTGAATACTTTACACCCGATTAAGACCGCAATAGGCTCGTTTGAAGGGCAAATAATAGGGGGTAAGTTAACTAATTCCGGCTACGCGCCGCTTGAACCGGACCATAGCTACTTCGGAACTAACCTGTATGTTCCAAAGCCCACTGATTGGAGATATTTAGCAGGAATTGTTGTAACGTGGCAGCCCAAGTGGGTTCCAGGATTGTTTTTAGGATTTGATCAGAGTTCGCAAACTTATGGAAAAGATTTGAGCGGTTTGAGAGATTATCTGCCGCTGTTCGCTCCGGTAAAAAAGACCGGCGCTCCTGATGACCCTATTAACAAACAAGATCAGCGAAGCTCTTTATTTATGCGTTGGCTATGGACAGCTGAAAAAGCCGAAATATACTTTGAATGGGCGCACAACAATTACTCCGGCGATCTTACTCAGGCTTTATTATCGCCCGATAAGTCACGGGCTTATATCTTCGGTATCCGGAAAATGGTGCCATTCAACATCGCCAGGAACGAAAATATCCTTATCAGTGTTGAAGTTACCCAGCTACAGGAAACCAATATTGATAAAATTAAACAGGGCGATGAGTGGTACACCAGTAAAAGTATAAGGGCTGGTTATACCAATATGGGAGAGGTGCTGGGGGCGGGTATTGGGCCGGGTGCAAATTTGCAGTCGGTTGATGTAAGTTGGGTAAAAGGGTTGAAAAAAATAGGACTGCAATTTGAACGCTACATCCACAATAACGATTTTTATTATTACGCTTACTATGATAGTTATGACTTTAGGCGACACTGGGTTGATTTAAGCATAGCAGCTAACGGTGAGTGGAACTACAAAAACTTAATATTTAACGCAAAGATACAGGCGATAAAGTCTTTAAATTATCAATGGTATTTGAAACAGAATCCGGGTGACCCTTATTTTACTAATGGTGCCAATGCTGTTAATATACAATTACAGGCAGGTGTTACTTACAGGTTTTAA
- a CDS encoding capsule assembly Wzi family protein: MRKIFYIINIMALFTFVINTKVKAQSLPVGTPVLDDYYRRMQLLGKVDSNISFTVRPLFAGPMLKTHDVYDPDSTLKTDHWVSTGPISFANGLGSFQILPISWQQQFNSDHPYGWNDGAMIPAKGYQTMISGGFFVKFGPLSIQLRPEYVYAANPAFNGFATGHSDQDLINYYAFGNKIDNPERFGTGPYSRAFLGQSSIRLTFGPASIGLSNENIWWGPGVRNALILSDNAPGFKHITLNTVRPVSTFLGSFEGQIIGAKLESSDFNPLLVTTLSNGKSLLRPKPTNWRYFAGVNINYHPKWVEGLTLGLTRTFDAYHKDVNTLSEYLPFFFPYQKQNTADGDPIPRDQYTSLYARWLFTKAKAEVYFEYGLNDNSYNSRDFIGSPDHSRAYVFGVRKMIDLNGRPDQHLLFGAEVTQLSETADRLVREAGTWYVHYQVLQGQTNLGQILGAGTGSGGNLQSMDLSWVSGLKKLGVRFERYEHGVDFSNIYLPDINGNSRKWVDFAFALQGEWNYKNLIFNATIEQVKSFNYEWVLKDYNPDQYYIPHNDVYNLHAVLGVTFRF; the protein is encoded by the coding sequence ATGAGAAAGATATTTTATATAATAAATATAATGGCGCTCTTTACTTTCGTAATAAACACTAAAGTAAAAGCGCAATCACTGCCGGTTGGTACGCCAGTTCTTGATGACTATTACAGAAGGATGCAACTGCTTGGAAAAGTTGACTCTAACATTTCATTTACCGTTCGCCCTCTTTTTGCAGGGCCGATGCTGAAAACGCATGATGTATATGACCCTGATAGTACGTTGAAGACTGATCATTGGGTGTCAACCGGACCTATATCATTTGCTAACGGCCTGGGGAGTTTTCAAATATTGCCGATAAGCTGGCAGCAGCAATTTAATTCTGATCATCCATATGGTTGGAATGATGGCGCAATGATCCCTGCAAAGGGGTATCAAACCATGATAAGCGGCGGGTTTTTCGTAAAATTTGGGCCTTTAAGCATACAACTACGCCCCGAATATGTTTATGCTGCCAACCCTGCATTTAATGGGTTTGCCACCGGACATTCGGACCAGGACCTGATTAATTACTATGCTTTTGGTAATAAGATAGATAACCCTGAACGTTTTGGAACAGGGCCGTACAGCAGGGCTTTCCTGGGTCAAAGCAGCATCCGGTTAACGTTTGGACCTGCTTCCATAGGCCTTTCAAACGAAAATATCTGGTGGGGACCGGGAGTACGTAATGCACTGATTCTTAGTGATAATGCACCCGGTTTTAAGCACATTACCTTAAATACAGTGCGCCCCGTTAGTACGTTCCTCGGTTCGTTTGAGGGACAGATTATTGGAGCGAAACTGGAGTCTTCGGATTTTAACCCACTGTTGGTTACAACATTGTCAAACGGCAAGTCTCTTTTAAGGCCCAAACCTACCAATTGGCGTTACTTTGCGGGTGTTAATATAAATTACCACCCAAAATGGGTTGAGGGTTTAACCCTGGGGCTTACAAGGACATTTGACGCTTATCATAAAGACGTTAATACGTTGAGCGAATATTTGCCTTTCTTTTTCCCTTATCAAAAGCAAAATACAGCTGACGGCGACCCAATTCCACGTGATCAGTACACCTCGTTGTACGCACGCTGGTTATTTACTAAAGCAAAGGCCGAGGTTTATTTTGAATACGGGTTGAATGACAATTCGTACAACTCAAGAGACTTTATAGGGTCTCCGGACCATTCACGGGCTTATGTTTTTGGTGTAAGAAAAATGATAGATCTCAATGGTCGTCCTGACCAGCATCTTCTGTTTGGGGCTGAGGTAACTCAACTATCAGAAACGGCTGACCGGCTGGTTAGGGAGGCTGGTACCTGGTACGTGCATTACCAGGTTTTGCAGGGGCAAACTAATCTTGGACAAATCCTTGGTGCCGGTACAGGCTCCGGAGGGAATCTGCAATCAATGGACTTAAGCTGGGTATCTGGATTGAAAAAATTAGGCGTACGGTTTGAACGATATGAGCACGGCGTCGATTTTTCAAATATTTATCTGCCTGATATAAATGGCAATAGCAGGAAATGGGTTGATTTTGCTTTTGCTTTGCAAGGCGAATGGAATTATAAAAACCTGATATTTAATGCTACCATTGAACAGGTAAAATCATTTAACTACGAATGGGTGCTGAAAGACTACAATCCTGATCAGTATTATATTCCTCATAATGATGTTTATAACCTGCATGCGGTGCTTGGTGTAACATTCAGATTTTAA